Below is a genomic region from Parageobacillus toebii NBRC 107807.
AACGATTTATGAACAGTTTTCTCTCATTCCGATTGATCGCTTCATCTTTACAAAGTTAGATGAAACAACTCATTACGGTGCGATGTTTAATTTAATGATGGAATATAAAGTAGGAGCTGCTTATTTAACAAATGGCCAAAACGTTCCTGACGATATGATGGAAGCATCGGTTGAACAAATGATGAATATGTTGTTTGGAGTCGAACGAACATGAGAGATCAAGCAGAAAGCTTACGGTTGCAATTAAATAGACGAAATGAACAAAGTGCGACAAAAGCGATTGCAATCACTAGCGGGAAAGGTGGGGTCGGTAAATCCAACGTCTCACTCAACTTTTCGATTATGTTATCCAAACGAGGCTTTCGGGTATTGTTGCTTGACATGGACATTGGAATGGGAAACATCGATATTTTGCTCGGTCAATCGTCTCATGCGACGATAATTGACTTGTTTTATGAGCGGTTTTCGTTATATGAGCTGATTAAAAATGGTCCGGAAAATATTTCGTTTATTGCTGGAGGAACAGGACTAGCAAACATATTTACAATGGACGAAGAAAAAGTAGATTTCTTTTTAACGCAGCTGCAATTGGTGTCGGAACAATACGACTATCTTATTTTCGATATGGGAGCGGGGATTTCCGAAGATCGTCTTCGTCTTTTAAAGGCGGTCCATGAAATTTTTATCGTCACGACACCGGAGCCGACAGCGATGACAGATGCGTATGCGATGATGAAGTATGTTCATATGCAAGAAAAGAATATTCCGTTTTATGTCATTGTGAATCGAGCCCAGACCGATCAAGAAGGACGAGATACGTTGCGTCGATTAAAAAGTGTAGCAAAACAATTTCTTAATAAGGATATTATTCCGTTGGGCGTTTTGCCGGAAGACCGCTCTGTCTATAAGGCAGTAGTGCGGCAAACACCGTTTTTACTGTTCGACCCGGCTTCGAAAATTAGCCGTGCAATGTATATGCTAACGGATCGTTATTTGTCAGCGCGGGCAATGGATGAAGAAAGAGTCCAGCGATCGTTTAACTTCTTTGCTAGATTGCGGCATTTCCTTTTAGAAAGGTAGAGAATACATGAACAAAGTGAAAGTGCTCGTTGTAGATGACTCGGCTTTTATGCGAAAGTTTATTACCGATCTTCTTTCCGAAAACCCGCAAATCGAAGTAGTAGGAGCGGCTAGAAACGGCAAAGAAGCACTAAAAAAGGTTTCTCTGCTAAATCCGGATGTCGTTACATTAGATGTCGAAATGCCGATTATGAATGGGATTGATGCGCTTAAACAAATAATGAAAGAACATCCGCTTCCTGTTGTAATGTTATCCAGCACGACGACAGAAGGTGCAAAAAATACGATTATCGCCATGCAATATGGGGCGATCGACTTTGTTGCAAAACCGTCCGGGGAGATTTCGCTTGATTTATATAAAGTGAAAGAAGAACTAATAAACAAAGTGCTGCTAGCAAGTCGTGCCAATGTACGGGTAATATCCAAAGACAATGCCAGTGAAATAATAATGAATCCGATGTATGACAAGCGGGCACATCAGCGCAAAAAAATCGTTTGTATTGGGACATCAACGGGAGGCCCCCGCGCTTTACAGCAAGTGTTAACGAGATTGCCAGAAAATATTGCTGCACCAATTATGATCGTTCAACATATGCCAAAAGGATTTACAAAATCATTGGCACAAAGGCTTGATTCACTTTCACAAATTACCGTAAAAGAGGCAGAAGATGGGGAAACGTTGCAAAATGGCACTGCTTATATTGCGCCTGGCGGGTTTCATTTATTAGTACGTGAATCAAATGGGTCGCTTACGGCATGCGTGGAACAGTCGCCGCCACGAAATGGCCATCGTCCATCTGTTGATGTGCTGTTTGAATCGATAAGCGCATTAACGGGCTATGAAAAAATTGCAGTCATTATGACAGGAATGGGTTCAGACGGAACAGCAGGATTAAAAAAATTAAAAGAAAATGGAAACACCAAAGTAATCGCTGAAGCACAGGAAACAGCGGTCGTGTTCGGGATGCCGAGAGCAGCGATTCAAGCAAATGTAGTAGATTCGATCGTGCCTTTAGAACAAATTGCAGAAATGATTGTCAAATATGTAGAAGGGCAAGGGGGAAAAGGCGATGGACATGAGCCAATATTTGGAAGTGTTCATTGAAGAAAGTAAAGAGCATTTACAAGCAATCAATGAACAGTTGCTAGAATTGGAAAAAGCACCTGAAGACATGTCGATTGTAAACGAGATTTTCCGTTCAGCACATACGTTGAAAGGAATGTCTGCAACGATGGGGTTTGAAGATTTAGCAAATTTGACCCATCAAATGGAAAATGTGCTTGACGGCATTCGCAACCATAAAATTACCGTTACCCCAGAAATATTAGATGTTGTTTTTCAGGCAGTGGATCATTTAGAAGCGATGATTATGTCCATTGCGGAAGGCGGCGATGGCAAGCGTGATGTAAAAGAAGTAGTCGATCAATTAAAACGTATTGAACAAGGGGAGTCACCGACTAAATTAGGAACGGAACAGACTAGTTCTTCTAATATATCACTTACCCAAACTTACGGAGAATTTGAGTACAATGTGCTGCAACAATCAAAAGAGCAAGGCTTTTTTGCGTATGAAATACGCGTTAAATTACGAGCTGACTGTTTATTAAAATCTGCACGCGTGTTTATGATATTTGAAGCATTAAACGAAGCAGGCGAAGTGATTAAATCGAACCCTCCTGTAGAGATGCTTGAGGAGGAGAAGTTTGATCGGGAATTCATTGTCACCGTTGTAACGAAAAAATCAGCAGAAGAATTATATGAGCGGATAATGAAAGTTTCCGAAGTGGAAGAAGTGGACGTAGCACTATTCGATATAGATGAGCGGAAGAAAACAAACGATGTCGAAGTTGTTCAGGAAGAAACAATGCAACAACAAGCAGCAACCGTCGAGAAAGAACAGCGTCCGAAAAGTGTTGAGGCAAATGCAGCGACAAAGCAATCGATATCAGCAAATAAAACGATCCGCGTTAATATCGAACGACTCGATATTTTAATGAATTTATTTGAGGAGCTTGTCATTGACCGCGGGCGTTTGGAGCAAATTTCCCGCGAATTAAATCATCCGGAACTTCATGAAACGGTGGAACGAATGTCGCGCATTTCAAGCGATTTACAAAACATTATTTTAAATATGCGCATGGTGCCGGTAGAAACGGTCTTTAACCGCTTCCCGCGCATGGTTCGTCAGTTGGCGCGTGAATTAGGGAAAAAAGTAAAGCTAGAAATCATCGGGGCGGAAACAGAGCTTGATCGCACGGTTATTGATGAAATCGGTGATCCGCTTGTTCACCTTCTCCGCAATGCAATTGACCATGGCATTGAAACACCAGATGTGCGTCGGGCAAACGGCAAACCGGAAGAAGGAACGGTAAAATTAAAAGCGTATCATAGCGGTAATCATGTGTTTATTGAAATAGAGGACGATGGTGCCGGCATTAATCGTGATAAAGTGTTGCAAAAAGCGATGGATAAGGGAATTATTTCCCAGCAAAACGCCGCTAATTTAACGGATAGGCAAGTGTATGAGCTTATTTTTGCTCCTGGTTTTTCGACGGCAGACAAAATTTCTGATATTTCTGGACGCGGAGTTGGGCTTGATGTTGTCAAAAGCACGATCGAATCGCTTGGCGGTGCGGTGACAGTGGATTCCGAGGAAGGAAAAGGATCCATTTTTTCGATTCAACTGCCGTTAACATTGTCCATTATTTCAGTGCTGCTTGTTGAAATTCAACAAGAAAAATATGCTATTCCATTATCATCCATTATTGAGACAGCGATCATTAAGAAAGAAGATATTTTCCATGCGCATAATCAGCGAGTCATTGATTTCCGTGGAAAAGTTGTCCCGCTTGTATTCTTAAAAGAAATTTTTGAAGTACCAACTATATCGGAAGAGAAAGAATTTGTTTCCGTGGTCATCGTTCGCAAAGGGGAAAAAATGGCGGGCCTTGTTGTTGATTCCTTTATTGGGCAACAGGAAGTC
It encodes:
- a CDS encoding MinD/ParA family protein, with product MRDQAESLRLQLNRRNEQSATKAIAITSGKGGVGKSNVSLNFSIMLSKRGFRVLLLDMDIGMGNIDILLGQSSHATIIDLFYERFSLYELIKNGPENISFIAGGTGLANIFTMDEEKVDFFLTQLQLVSEQYDYLIFDMGAGISEDRLRLLKAVHEIFIVTTPEPTAMTDAYAMMKYVHMQEKNIPFYVIVNRAQTDQEGRDTLRRLKSVAKQFLNKDIIPLGVLPEDRSVYKAVVRQTPFLLFDPASKISRAMYMLTDRYLSARAMDEERVQRSFNFFARLRHFLLER
- a CDS encoding protein-glutamate methylesterase/protein-glutamine glutaminase, whose amino-acid sequence is MNKVKVLVVDDSAFMRKFITDLLSENPQIEVVGAARNGKEALKKVSLLNPDVVTLDVEMPIMNGIDALKQIMKEHPLPVVMLSSTTTEGAKNTIIAMQYGAIDFVAKPSGEISLDLYKVKEELINKVLLASRANVRVISKDNASEIIMNPMYDKRAHQRKKIVCIGTSTGGPRALQQVLTRLPENIAAPIMIVQHMPKGFTKSLAQRLDSLSQITVKEAEDGETLQNGTAYIAPGGFHLLVRESNGSLTACVEQSPPRNGHRPSVDVLFESISALTGYEKIAVIMTGMGSDGTAGLKKLKENGNTKVIAEAQETAVVFGMPRAAIQANVVDSIVPLEQIAEMIVKYVEGQGGKGDGHEPIFGSVH
- a CDS encoding chemotaxis protein CheA; this translates as MDMSQYLEVFIEESKEHLQAINEQLLELEKAPEDMSIVNEIFRSAHTLKGMSATMGFEDLANLTHQMENVLDGIRNHKITVTPEILDVVFQAVDHLEAMIMSIAEGGDGKRDVKEVVDQLKRIEQGESPTKLGTEQTSSSNISLTQTYGEFEYNVLQQSKEQGFFAYEIRVKLRADCLLKSARVFMIFEALNEAGEVIKSNPPVEMLEEEKFDREFIVTVVTKKSAEELYERIMKVSEVEEVDVALFDIDERKKTNDVEVVQEETMQQQAATVEKEQRPKSVEANAATKQSISANKTIRVNIERLDILMNLFEELVIDRGRLEQISRELNHPELHETVERMSRISSDLQNIILNMRMVPVETVFNRFPRMVRQLARELGKKVKLEIIGAETELDRTVIDEIGDPLVHLLRNAIDHGIETPDVRRANGKPEEGTVKLKAYHSGNHVFIEIEDDGAGINRDKVLQKAMDKGIISQQNAANLTDRQVYELIFAPGFSTADKISDISGRGVGLDVVKSTIESLGGAVTVDSEEGKGSIFSIQLPLTLSIISVLLVEIQQEKYAIPLSSIIETAIIKKEDIFHAHNQRVIDFRGKVVPLVFLKEIFEVPTISEEKEFVSVVIVRKGEKMAGLVVDSFIGQQEVVLKSLGNYLTSVFAISGATILGDGQVALIIDCNALIK